In Oceanobacillus sp. FSL K6-2867, one DNA window encodes the following:
- a CDS encoding GNAT family N-acetyltransferase, producing the protein MISLKIRIANGEEIEAVAKVYVDSWRTTYRGLVPEDYLNRLTYEGAKQKWFHFLNNEIDSFIYIAINEAGKVIGFASGKSIDDENFNGELYSLYLSRESRGLGIGRNLVSSIAEHFREQGITSMMVWVMEQNKSGLGFYKRMGGKEYLRRKSEFGGMVVDDVAYGWKDTSVLKKGK; encoded by the coding sequence GTGATTAGTTTGAAGATAAGAATAGCAAATGGAGAAGAGATAGAAGCCGTTGCAAAAGTTTATGTAGATAGTTGGAGGACTACTTATCGCGGCTTGGTTCCAGAGGATTATTTGAACAGATTAACGTATGAAGGGGCAAAGCAAAAGTGGTTTCACTTTTTAAATAATGAAATTGATTCCTTTATCTATATTGCAATTAATGAAGCGGGAAAGGTTATTGGTTTTGCATCTGGCAAAAGTATTGATGACGAAAATTTTAATGGAGAATTATACTCCCTTTATCTATCACGGGAATCCAGGGGATTAGGTATAGGAAGAAACCTGGTTTCATCTATTGCTGAACATTTTAGAGAACAGGGCATTACTTCTATGATGGTATGGGTAATGGAACAAAATAAATCTGGGCTTGGTTTCTATAAACGTATGGGAGGAAAGGAATATCTTCGTAGAAAAAGTGAGTTTGGAGGAATGGTAGTAGATGATGTTGCTTATGGCTGGAAAGATACATCGGTATTAAAGAAGGGAAAATAA
- a CDS encoding LysR family transcriptional regulator — MSISKYKVLMEVLEQKSLTKAAETMGYTQSGISHTINSLEEEFGFELIVRGRSGARLTKNGEQVITTIREILKWNEYLEQQIAAVHGVELGTVRIGTFTSVSVHWLPNILKKFQQDFPNIKIKLVEGDYREIEEWILNGVIDCGFISAPTRNKFDVILLHKDKMLVILPPDHHLGSQDTINIEQIEKEPFIMPRQGSDDDINRVLKKAPFKPNIAFMAGDDYAIMSMVESGLGISILPELVLKGQQRYIHKKELKEENYRSLGIAINSKKNLAPATKKFLNYVQYFLNKDESY; from the coding sequence ATGAGCATTAGCAAGTATAAAGTATTAATGGAAGTACTAGAACAAAAGAGTCTAACTAAAGCAGCGGAAACAATGGGATATACTCAATCTGGCATCAGTCATACAATCAACAGTCTGGAAGAAGAATTTGGATTTGAATTAATTGTGCGTGGCCGTTCCGGAGCAAGATTAACGAAAAATGGTGAACAAGTCATCACAACGATACGCGAAATTCTTAAATGGAATGAGTATTTAGAACAACAAATCGCTGCTGTCCACGGGGTAGAGTTAGGTACAGTCCGAATTGGAACCTTTACAAGCGTTTCTGTTCATTGGCTGCCAAACATATTAAAAAAATTCCAGCAGGACTTTCCAAATATTAAAATTAAGTTAGTTGAGGGGGATTATCGTGAAATTGAGGAGTGGATTTTAAATGGAGTGATAGACTGTGGTTTTATTTCAGCACCAACACGGAATAAGTTTGATGTCATCCTTTTACACAAAGATAAAATGCTAGTGATACTGCCTCCTGACCACCATTTGGGTTCGCAGGATACTATTAATATAGAGCAGATTGAAAAGGAGCCCTTTATTATGCCAAGGCAAGGTTCTGATGATGATATTAATCGAGTATTAAAAAAGGCTCCATTTAAACCAAATATTGCATTTATGGCTGGAGATGACTATGCTATTATGTCAATGGTTGAGAGCGGCCTAGGCATTAGTATACTTCCAGAGCTAGTGCTCAAAGGACAACAACGTTATATCCATAAAAAGGAACTAAAAGAGGAAAATTACCGTTCTCTCGGTATTGCTATTAACTCTAAGAAGAATCTTGCTCCAGCAACTAAAAAATTTCTTAACTATGTTCAATATTTCCTAAATAAGGATGAGTCTTATTGA
- a CDS encoding winged helix DNA-binding protein: MNQPQQLIHTWVNFSKFHKRITHSLDYFLQQKYHLGLNEFYFMMFLNETSEKKLRLSQLQNMIGLSQSALSRLVSRLEQHHLKPVERASYAEDKRSVYAVLTPSGQQHINEIMNDVNNILQQSLSEKDINNLKLFAE; encoded by the coding sequence ATGAATCAACCACAGCAATTAATCCATACGTGGGTAAACTTTTCAAAATTCCATAAAAGAATTACACATTCATTAGATTATTTTTTGCAGCAAAAATATCATTTAGGTTTGAATGAATTTTATTTTATGATGTTTCTCAATGAAACCAGCGAAAAAAAGCTCCGACTATCACAGCTTCAGAATATGATCGGTCTTAGTCAAAGTGCTTTATCACGCTTGGTTTCAAGGCTTGAGCAACATCATCTTAAACCAGTGGAACGAGCTAGTTATGCTGAAGACAAACGTAGTGTTTATGCTGTACTGACTCCTAGTGGTCAGCAGCATATAAATGAGATAATGAATGACGTAAATAATATCTTGCAACAATCTCTTTCAGAAAAAGATATTAACAATTTAAAATTATTTGCTGAATAG
- a CDS encoding DMT family transporter produces the protein MKAYIADLLMLLVTIFWGASYLFMDMGLHSLSEFNLIALRFGFAFIIVLPILFRRLRRIDLNILKYSFILGFILFLVFTLITFGLNTTTTSNAGFLISLTVVFVPLINTFILKRKLESKIIISIVLSMIGIGFLTIQFPFHIKLGDLFCVMAALLYAAHIIIVSFAVKEVNPLNLGMLQLGFTGLIGLVFSLIFETPALPSTAKGWTAILALSILCSALGFILQIVAQKYTSATRTGLIFSLEPVFAALFGYLFINEVMSSGQFFGAFLVLFSIIFMSAGKNIRVFKLKRMQYKE, from the coding sequence ATGAAGGCATATATTGCTGATTTACTTATGTTACTGGTGACAATTTTCTGGGGAGCTTCATACCTTTTCATGGATATGGGACTGCATTCATTATCTGAATTCAATTTAATTGCACTGCGTTTTGGTTTCGCTTTTATTATCGTCCTGCCAATTCTTTTTCGACGATTACGAAGAATAGACCTTAATATTTTAAAATATAGTTTCATATTAGGTTTTATCTTATTTCTCGTTTTCACTTTAATTACATTCGGTTTAAACACTACAACAACCTCAAATGCAGGTTTTTTAATTAGTCTAACAGTTGTTTTTGTTCCATTAATCAATACCTTTATTTTAAAAAGGAAATTAGAATCAAAGATTATCATAAGTATTGTACTTTCGATGATAGGTATTGGATTTCTGACTATCCAATTCCCATTTCACATAAAATTAGGAGATTTGTTCTGCGTAATGGCAGCACTCTTATATGCAGCACATATTATAATAGTCAGCTTCGCAGTAAAAGAAGTAAACCCTTTAAATCTTGGCATGCTTCAATTGGGTTTTACTGGTTTAATTGGTCTAGTATTCTCCTTGATTTTTGAAACACCTGCACTTCCAAGTACTGCAAAAGGGTGGACTGCAATCCTTGCGCTTAGCATTTTATGCAGTGCTTTAGGTTTTATCTTACAGATCGTTGCACAGAAATATACTTCTGCTACTAGAACAGGTCTCATATTCTCGTTGGAACCCGTTTTTGCTGCACTATTCGGGTATCTATTTATCAATGAAGTCATGTCTTCAGGGCAGTTTTTTGGAGCATTTCTCGTTTTATTCAGCATTATCTTTATGAGTGCAGGAAAAAATATTCGCGTGTTTAAATTGAAGAGGATGCAATATAAAGAGTAA
- a CDS encoding NADH:flavin oxidoreductase/NADH oxidase, producing the protein MKTIDSSFKVKDLQLKNRIVMAPMCQYSVDKEDGVPNDWHFVHYTSRAVGGTGLIIMEMTSVTPEGRITNQDLGLWTDSQVPAYKRIVNEVHKYGSKIGIQIAHAGRKAEDATQPVGPSNLQGDALPEETKYGGLKQPRALTIQEIKQTIEQFKQASRRAVEAGFDTIELHGAHGYLLHQFMSPSINNRNDEYGEDLSKFGVEVIRSVKSVMPEGMPLIMRISAIEYIDGGYGVEHSLHMAKKYKSAGVDIFHISSGGEGTPGTLKPGNYPGYQVPFARAFKEEFGIPVIAVGMLDNPKVAEATLSNKDADLIAVARGMLNDPYWSLHAIKEVTRKVNPPFQYSRGIR; encoded by the coding sequence ATGAAAACCATTGATTCATCCTTTAAAGTTAAAGATTTGCAACTTAAAAATCGTATTGTAATGGCACCAATGTGTCAATATTCTGTTGATAAAGAAGATGGTGTACCAAACGATTGGCATTTTGTTCACTATACATCCAGAGCTGTTGGGGGTACAGGATTAATTATCATGGAAATGACAAGTGTAACCCCTGAAGGCAGAATTACGAATCAAGATTTAGGATTATGGACCGATAGCCAGGTTCCTGCCTATAAGCGAATCGTAAACGAGGTTCATAAATATGGTTCAAAAATTGGTATACAAATAGCCCATGCAGGCAGAAAAGCGGAAGATGCAACCCAGCCCGTCGGCCCTTCTAATCTTCAAGGTGATGCTTTACCCGAAGAAACCAAATACGGTGGACTTAAACAACCCCGTGCTTTAACGATCCAGGAAATAAAACAAACAATTGAGCAGTTTAAACAAGCTTCCAGAAGAGCAGTCGAAGCAGGCTTTGACACGATAGAACTGCATGGGGCACATGGTTATCTTCTGCATCAGTTTATGTCTCCCAGTATTAATAATAGAAACGATGAATATGGTGAAGATCTCTCAAAATTTGGTGTAGAAGTAATTCGCTCTGTGAAATCCGTTATGCCAGAGGGTATGCCATTAATTATGAGAATTTCTGCTATTGAATATATAGACGGTGGCTATGGAGTAGAACACTCCCTTCATATGGCTAAAAAATACAAATCTGCTGGCGTAGATATTTTCCACATTTCTTCCGGAGGGGAAGGCACTCCCGGTACTTTAAAACCTGGTAATTATCCTGGCTATCAAGTTCCTTTTGCCCGAGCTTTCAAAGAAGAGTTTGGAATCCCTGTCATAGCTGTCGGCATGTTAGATAATCCAAAAGTAGCCGAGGCAACCTTATCCAATAAAGACGCCGATTTAATTGCGGTTGCTAGAGGAATGTTAAATGATCCATATTGGAGTTTACATGCTATTAAAGAAGTAACAAGGAAAGTGAACCCGCCATTTCAATATAGCAGAGGAATTCGATAG